In a single window of the Papaver somniferum cultivar HN1 chromosome 8, ASM357369v1, whole genome shotgun sequence genome:
- the LOC113306660 gene encoding peroxisomal membrane protein 11D-like isoform X1, producing MFQSTKQKNEIILYIIRPNLHRKLADLCFELEKSGENMNTLDATRAELALAILFLNKAEARDKICRAIQYGSKYLSNGEPGTAQNVDKTTSLARKVFRLFKFVNDLHALISPTPQGTPLPIVALGKSKNALMSTFLFLDQFVWLQRTGIYKNKEGAELIGKISLYCWMAGSTCTSLIELAELGRLSASMKKIEKKLNNTDKYQNEEYLLKLKKANDRTLALVKAVMDLGVAAGLLQLAPNKLTPRVVGGLGFLSSLISCYQLLPSPPKTKTP from the exons atgtttcagtcaACCAAACAGAAGAATGAaataattttgtatattattCGACCCAAC TTACATAGAAAATTGGCTGATTTGTGCTTTGAATTGGAAAAGTCTGGAGAAAATATGAATACATTAGATGCTACCAGAGCAGAGCTTGCACTTGCTATTTTGTTTTTGAACAAAGCTGAGGCCAGGGACAAGATATGTAGGGCAATACAATATGGTTCAAAGTACTTGAGCAATGGAGAGCCCGGCACAGCTCAAAATGTTGACAAAACTACCAGCTTGGCACGAAAAGTTTTTCGACTTTTTAAG TTTGTCAACGATTTGCATGCTCTTATTAGTCCAACTCCTCAAGGAACTCCTCTTCCTATTGTTGCATTGGGAAAG TCTAAAAACGCTTTGATGTCAACTTTTCTGTTTCTGGATCAATTTGTCTGGCTTCAGAGAACAGGCATCTATAAG AACAAAGAAGGGGCAGAACTTATTGGCAAAATATCTCTTTATTGTTGGATGGCCGGCTCAACTTGTACCTCCTTGATTGAG CTTGCGGAACTTGGAAGATTGTCGGCTTCAATgaagaaaatagagaagaagctgaacaacACTGATAAATATCAG AATGAGGAATATCTTCTGAAGCTAAAGAAAGCAAATGATAGGACATTGGCTTTGGTAAAGGCAGTTATGGATTTAGGGGTTGCTGCTGGTTTACTTCAACTGGCACCTAATAAACTCACTCCCCGAGTAGTTGGAGGCCTTGGATTTCTCAGCTCTCTCATCTCATGTTATCAG TTGCTTCCTTCCCCACCAAAGACGAAGACACCATGA
- the LOC113306660 gene encoding peroxisomal membrane protein 11D-like isoform X2, translating into MNTLDATRAELALAILFLNKAEARDKICRAIQYGSKYLSNGEPGTAQNVDKTTSLARKVFRLFKFVNDLHALISPTPQGTPLPIVALGKSKNALMSTFLFLDQFVWLQRTGIYKNKEGAELIGKISLYCWMAGSTCTSLIELAELGRLSASMKKIEKKLNNTDKYQNEEYLLKLKKANDRTLALVKAVMDLGVAAGLLQLAPNKLTPRVVGGLGFLSSLISCYQLLPSPPKTKTP; encoded by the exons ATGAATACATTAGATGCTACCAGAGCAGAGCTTGCACTTGCTATTTTGTTTTTGAACAAAGCTGAGGCCAGGGACAAGATATGTAGGGCAATACAATATGGTTCAAAGTACTTGAGCAATGGAGAGCCCGGCACAGCTCAAAATGTTGACAAAACTACCAGCTTGGCACGAAAAGTTTTTCGACTTTTTAAG TTTGTCAACGATTTGCATGCTCTTATTAGTCCAACTCCTCAAGGAACTCCTCTTCCTATTGTTGCATTGGGAAAG TCTAAAAACGCTTTGATGTCAACTTTTCTGTTTCTGGATCAATTTGTCTGGCTTCAGAGAACAGGCATCTATAAG AACAAAGAAGGGGCAGAACTTATTGGCAAAATATCTCTTTATTGTTGGATGGCCGGCTCAACTTGTACCTCCTTGATTGAG CTTGCGGAACTTGGAAGATTGTCGGCTTCAATgaagaaaatagagaagaagctgaacaacACTGATAAATATCAG AATGAGGAATATCTTCTGAAGCTAAAGAAAGCAAATGATAGGACATTGGCTTTGGTAAAGGCAGTTATGGATTTAGGGGTTGCTGCTGGTTTACTTCAACTGGCACCTAATAAACTCACTCCCCGAGTAGTTGGAGGCCTTGGATTTCTCAGCTCTCTCATCTCATGTTATCAG TTGCTTCCTTCCCCACCAAAGACGAAGACACCATGA